In Asterias rubens chromosome 10, eAstRub1.3, whole genome shotgun sequence, the following proteins share a genomic window:
- the LOC117295864 gene encoding spindle and kinetochore-associated protein 1-like has protein sequence MEATTLDELKQIFEAKIAGLTRCMDLSSEVLVPGGLDDSCRQQLSGINRELCVLESVVGQMRELIQYEKDQFQRTKTLKAHIEEMCRHVQHIETHIPDRLPGRENRTSNSNTTSNSRPPLKSVEDNQRPGSGSSGHQMGTKKDDKGHQGGKNKKICLPSMEFMTVDEFDAVPKYMKGRLTYESINAAVDLINTTVSTRYSLLQKPQKTLGKTAMKKVRQLKEQENKDTKGLFFFTDDDFKGSSNGRFLTTSRSIFTILRHCGRLREIRSTGLTRYALVP, from the exons ATGGAAGCCACAACATTAGATGAACTCAAGCAGATATTTGAAGCCAAGATTGCTGGACTGACAAGATGTATGGATTTATCATCAGAAG TGTTAGTTCCAGGTGGTCTGGATGACTCCTGCAGACAGCAACTTTCAGGAATCAACAGAGAGTTGTGCGTGCTAGAGTCAGTCGTTGGGCAAATGAGAGAACTGATTCAGTATGAGAAAGATCAGTTTCAGAGAACAAAG ACTCTTAAAGCGCATATTGAAGAGATGTGTCGTCATGTTCAGCATATTGAGACTCATATACCAGACAGGTTACCTGGAAGAGAGAATAGAACATCCAACAGCAACACTACAAGCAACAG CCGCCCACCTTTGAAATCAGTAGAAGATAACCAGAGACCAGGTTCAGGTAGCTCAGGGCATCAGATGGGCACCAAGAAAGATGACAAGGGACATCAGGGCGGCAAGAATAAGAAGATATGTCTGCCCTCGATGGAGTTTATGACAGTGGATGAATTTGATGCTGTTCCCAA GTACATGAAGGGTAGATTGACCTATGAGTCCATCAATGCTGCTGTAGACCTCATCAATACAACGGTCAGTACACGCTACTCACTCCTACAAAAACCACAAAAGACTCTCGGCAAAACAGCCATGAAGAAAGTGAGGCAACTTAAAGAGCAAGAAAACAAAGATACTAAAG GCCTGTTTTTCTTCACTGATGATGATTTTAAGGGAAGTAGCAACGGTCGATTCTTGACAACATCTCGCTCAATCTTCACAATCCTAAGACACTGTGGAAGGCTCAGAGAAATCCGCAGCACAGGTCTGACACGATATGCACTTGTTCCCTGA